The DNA region TTCTTTGCAGGTTTTCACAGTTGGAGTATCGGAAAATCGGATTGTGATTTTATTGGTTGCTTTTGGTTTATGATGATATAATCGTTCTTCAAGGAAACTCAATTTGGTTCGCAAAGTATTCTTAATTCTATGCGGTGTATTGGTAGAGAGTAATTCACTTTTACAAATGTCAAAGACATATCTAATTTCTGAATATTCAGAATGAAACTCACTCAATACGTTTGTTCTTGCTGGAAACTTTAATCTGTTTTCTACTTTAAATTCATTGTTTAAATATTTTGTCCAATTTATTTCACCAGTAGGCTGACTTGATACTTTTTCAATGTTGTCAAACTTTCTCCACGGTCTCATTGTCAGTTTTTCAAGAGCTGATATAAATTTTACAGCCTCCAGATAAAATGGTGGCCTGAAATTCTTACCTGATGCCAATGGTAAACTATCAATCACCTCTGGACTAATTTCAGTACCTAGTAGGTTTAGAATTTCAATATAGTCCTCAAATCTATCACGCCCAGTAAATCGAGGCATAACTACAAAATCACCGATTTGCTTTCCTGTGTCAGAAGCCCTCAAAGGAATAGAGCCAATGAAACCTGATGAACGAAATGTAAGTGCGGTACTTTGGTCTGAACCAATGATGTGTGGTTGAACTCCAAGAAATTTAAATTGCTCAGAATTGTAATCAATGAATTTCTGGAGGTATTGACCGATAATTCTTTTATCTACTGACTTGAACCACTTTTTTTGCAAAGCAAGTCCACCCAACTGTTTTGATTGTTCAGTCAGGCAAGGAATTTCGCAAAAAACATCTAGTGGCTTGGTCATTCGAAAAGTGATAGATTTATTCTATTTGAGAAATAGTTATTGAACTCTTCTTTAGCATTTCGCAAAAGACCTTCTTGTAAATATTCTTTAATCAAAGGAAATATTTCATAGCGAATACGATTTTTCATTTCCTCTTCGGAGTCTGCAATGAAGTAGCCTTGACCAGGTTGTAAGTTCAATTCTGTACTTGAGGCATACCAGTCAAATATTTCTTGAATCCTGGCAAAGTCTTCGTTAAAAAACTGTCTCGACTTTATGGTTTTTGGCTTTAGTGTGTACCAGGCAAAACGTCTTCTTAGTGCAAAGTCAACAACGGCCAAACTTCTGTCAGCTGTGTTCATTGTGGCAATAACAAAAAAGTTTTCAGGCAGTTTTTCTACTTTGAAATTGGGAGCTATTTCAATTTCAACATTCGAGACATCCATTTTGTGTTCGAATAAATAAAAAATAGGTCCTAATACATTGGAAAGATTAGCTCTGTTTATTTCGTCAATGATTAAGATGACTTGCTCATTGCTGTGTTCAACAGCATATTTTAAAGCCTTGGAGAAGCTGCCTAAATTTTCTTTATATCTCAGTTCTTCGTTATCTGTGTCAGGACGAATGCCAAAAATAAAATCGGAGTAACTTGTCTCAGCGTGAAATTGAGTAAAGAAGGTTTTTGCACCTATTTTTTTTGCAACACTTTTTGCTGTTCTTGTTTTACCAGTTCCTGGAGGTCCTTGAAGAACAATGTACTTTCTTTCGTTTAAGAGATTTTTCACTTCTTCTGCTTCATCAATTGTTTCTGACTTTAAAAATGGCTCTAAAGCTTCTGAAACTGCCTTTCTATGGTCTTTGTTGGAAGGCCAGTCTCTAAGTTTCGCATAACCTGCGACAAAGGCTGTAATAATTTGTTTTCCTTCATCACTTTCTGGGTCGTCAACGATTTGGCAAACTGGTAAAACTTTGCTGTAAGTTTTAATGGTATTTTTTATGTGTTGTAAGTCTGGGTTACCAGTGATTGATTTTGGCAGACTAGTGTCTATGTCAGAAAAGTCTGATTTGCAAAATCCTCTTTCGTCTGTCAGTTTCGAAAATAATCTTCTAAGTCCAGGATAGGTTGCGAGTTCGTAGTCATTCTTAAAACCACTAGAACCAATCCCAAGACAAACTAACCAGGGTTTGTTTTGGTCGTTTGGAAAAATGGTCAATGAAAAGTCGTGGAAAGGACCTGACGCTTCCTCTTCTGGGTGAATAAATCCAAAATAAGCTCCGTTGTCTTTGAGTGCTTCTTGCCCGGTATTATTTCGTTCAACATAAGGCTTATTGAATTCGTTGTCTGTCTTTGCACCGAATTGTTCAGCTTTTTCTTTTATGAATTGTCTAATGTTATCTATACTCATTTTCGTTGTTTGAATGTCGTTTTACAATGCCCGGTAACGGTTTGGCGCTTGGCGCAGTGGCGGATTTCGGAGCATAAAACTGTCAATACACCACAAAAGTTGATGCGAGGTAGAATGTTCAATTAACCACTTCACCCGCCATTGAGCCAAACGCCTGTTATAGGGCGTTTTTTCTTTATTTATTTGGTTTTGCTTCACTTCCTGCTAAAATTCCACCGTCTATTGTCAATTCAATGCCTGTTACATATTTGCTTTCGTCACTTGCTAAATACAAGATTCCATATGCAACATCAATTGGTTCTCCAAAGTGTCCCATTGGAATACCAATTTCAACATCTTCAATGATTCTTTGTCTTTGTTCTCCTTCTCCTAACATAGCGTCCCACATTGGTGTCATAATAGCTGCTGGATGAACGCTGTTACATCTAATCTTATATCCATTTTCTGCACAATATAAGGCTACACTTTTTGTGTGATTTCTAACGGATGCTTTACTTGAAGCATATGCAACAGCACCTGGAATTCCCCCTACACCGCTCCTTGAAGAAATGTTTACTATACTTCCGCCTTTGTCTTTCATAAGTCTGATAGCGTATTTACAGCCAAGCATAACACCTGTTGAGTTTACTTTGTGAACTTCTTCCCAAGAATTCAAATCTGAGTTTTCAGCGTCCCAAGGTCCCGATGATTCTAAGAACCCTGTTATTCCTGCATTATTTACTAAGATGTCAAGTCGACCGTAATTTTTAGTAATGTACTCGGTTGCTTTTAACCAATTCTCTTCACTTCCAACGTCCAAATGTAAATAGTCAGCATTTGTTTTTAATTTTTTCACAACAGCATTTCCTTCTTCGTCCCTAATGTCAGAAACGATTACAATAGCTCCTTCTTTGTGAAAGAGTTCAGCAGTTGCCTGTCCTATTCCACGAGCAGAACCTGTTATTAATGCTATTTTATCTTTTAATCTCATTTTTGTCTTTGTGGTGTTGTCTTTTAAAATGCCCTATAACTCGTTAATAGGTCTGACAAATTCATCCTAATCCGCCCAATAAGGGTGTTTATGTATGTCTGCTCCAGTCTTCTTTCATGGTCAACAGGCATAGGGCTGAATGAAAAACCAGTCACCGCTTGTACTAAAGACCCATATCTCATTGGGTTACTCATCTTAGTCAGTTGATACACACGCTGTAAAGCTACAATTTTCTCCATACTCCCCGACAAGATGTTAACAAATCGAAGAGGGATTTCTAACATGTTAAAAATCAATGGTATACCTAATGGGTTTCACCTCACCTGCCAAACATACACATATCCCACGACAAAACTTGTCGCAACAATACTTTAAACCCAAAACACTTATCGCTCAAGTCGCCCCCTCGTCAGCTCCTATCGTAGCCCCATCTCCCCGTCTTCCCTTCGCCTCCTCGCCCCCTCGCCCTGTCTCCCAGTCGCCCACTCACCCAATCGCCCAGTCGCCAGTCGCCAAGTCGCCCCTTCGCCCAGTCGCCCCGTCGCCCTCTCGTCAGCTCCTGTCGTCGCCGCCGAGACACGGCCTCGCCCCGTCGCCAAGTCTCCCAGTCTCCCCGTCTCCCTCTCGTCAGCTTCTCCTATCCTTTGTAAAAGGGCAGTTTGACGATTGTTGCAGGCAGCAGCTTTTCGCGTATGTTGATGTAGATTGTGTTATCGAATTTGGCGTAGGCGCTATCCACATACCCCATTCCGATGCCTTTTTTCAGCATGGGCGACATGGTTCCGGAGGTTACTTCACCAATTTTTTGTCCGGCCTCGTTACATATGTCGTAGTGCTGGCGCGGGATGCCTTTTTCCATCACGAAGCCGCGCAGCTGTCGTTTCACGCCATTGGCTTTTTGTGCGGCCAGCAGTTCGCGGTCGATGAAGTTGTTGCCTTCGGTAAATTTGGTGATCCAGCCAAGACCGGCTTCGATGGGTGAGGTGGTGTCGTCGATGTCGTTGCCATAGAGGCAGAAGCCCATTTCGAGGCGCAGGGTGTCGCGTGCTGCCAGGCCAATGGGCTTGATGCCGTAGGCTTCGCCGGCCTTGAGCACGGCATCGTAAATGGTATCGGCATACTTGTTGTCGAAATATATTTCGCAACCTCCGGCTCCGGTGTAACCGGTGGTACTGAACAGCACATTGTCGATGCCTGCAAAGCGCAGCACCTTGAAAGTGTAGTATTCCATGTCTTCCACCGGGGTGTCGGTGAGTTGTTGCATGGCTTTGAGGGCCAGCGGTCCCTGCACGGCCAGCTGCGAGGTTTGGTCGGAGGCATTGCGCAGCAGCGCGCCATGGTGGTTCTGGCTGTTCACCCATGCCCAGTCTTTGTTGATATTGGCTGCATTAACCACCAGGAGATATTGCTCTGGCGAAAAGCGGTACACCAGCAGGTCGTCCACAATGCCTCCCTTTCCGTTGGGGAAGCACGAATATTGTACTTTACCATCGTACAGGGCGTTGATGTCGTTGGTAGTGAGCCTCTGAACGAGTTCGGCGGCATGTGGACCTTCCACCCAGAATTCGCCCATGTGCGAAACGTCGAATACCCCGAGGGCACGCCTCACAGTTTCGTGCTCCACGTTCACGCCTTCGAATTGTACCGGCATTTCGAAGCCGGCGAATGGTACCATTTTGCCGCCCATAGCCACATGGCGGTGATAGAGTGCGGTGCGTTTCATAAATTTTGCAGGATCAGGTTTGACGGATTTGTTTATTGCCGCAAAGTTAGATTTTTTAAAGGTCTGGCCCGATGCAATTCCCTGCATGCGGAAGGTAATTTTGCGATTTTTTGGCGTACTTTGCCGGCGCAAAAGGCCCCGTTGCGGCATCAGGCGTGGGCCGAATATGAGTTATGAAGCTGTCGGTTGTTATTGTCAATTACAATGTGGAGCATTTTCTGGAGCAATGCCTGCTTTCGGTTCGCCGGGCTATGCAAGGCATTGAAGGCGAGGTGTTTG from Bacteroidota bacterium includes:
- a CDS encoding AAA family ATPase, whose protein sequence is MSIDNIRQFIKEKAEQFGAKTDNEFNKPYVERNNTGQEALKDNGAYFGFIHPEEEASGPFHDFSLTIFPNDQNKPWLVCLGIGSSGFKNDYELATYPGLRRLFSKLTDERGFCKSDFSDIDTSLPKSITGNPDLQHIKNTIKTYSKVLPVCQIVDDPESDEGKQIITAFVAGYAKLRDWPSNKDHRKAVSEALEPFLKSETIDEAEEVKNLLNERKYIVLQGPPGTGKTRTAKSVAKKIGAKTFFTQFHAETSYSDFIFGIRPDTDNEELRYKENLGSFSKALKYAVEHSNEQVILIIDEINRANLSNVLGPIFYLFEHKMDVSNVEIEIAPNFKVEKLPENFFVIATMNTADRSLAVVDFALRRRFAWYTLKPKTIKSRQFFNEDFARIQEIFDWYASSTELNLQPGQGYFIADSEEEMKNRIRYEIFPLIKEYLQEGLLRNAKEEFNNYFSNRINLSLFE
- a CDS encoding SDR family oxidoreductase, which codes for MRLKDKIALITGSARGIGQATAELFHKEGAIVIVSDIRDEEGNAVVKKLKTNADYLHLDVGSEENWLKATEYITKNYGRLDILVNNAGITGFLESSGPWDAENSDLNSWEEVHKVNSTGVMLGCKYAIRLMKDKGGSIVNISSRSGVGGIPGAVAYASSKASVRNHTKSVALYCAENGYKIRCNSVHPAAIMTPMWDAMLGEGEQRQRIIEDVEIGIPMGHFGEPIDVAYGILYLASDESKYVTGIELTIDGGILAGSEAKPNK
- the gcvT gene encoding glycine cleavage system aminomethyltransferase GcvT is translated as MKRTALYHRHVAMGGKMVPFAGFEMPVQFEGVNVEHETVRRALGVFDVSHMGEFWVEGPHAAELVQRLTTNDINALYDGKVQYSCFPNGKGGIVDDLLVYRFSPEQYLLVVNAANINKDWAWVNSQNHHGALLRNASDQTSQLAVQGPLALKAMQQLTDTPVEDMEYYTFKVLRFAGIDNVLFSTTGYTGAGGCEIYFDNKYADTIYDAVLKAGEAYGIKPIGLAARDTLRLEMGFCLYGNDIDDTTSPIEAGLGWITKFTEGNNFIDRELLAAQKANGVKRQLRGFVMEKGIPRQHYDICNEAGQKIGEVTSGTMSPMLKKGIGMGYVDSAYAKFDNTIYINIREKLLPATIVKLPFYKG